Proteins co-encoded in one Halorussus lipolyticus genomic window:
- a CDS encoding GYD domain-containing protein → MPEYASLVDVRTDFQNAQELTSVWGDIRSDLEDQNADLKHTYAILGEYDFLVVMEAPDRDAAYQAGVALERHGLDAQTMEIIPTEELAQVVDDL, encoded by the coding sequence ATGCCCGAGTACGCTTCCCTCGTGGACGTTCGAACTGACTTCCAGAACGCCCAAGAACTCACCTCGGTCTGGGGAGACATTCGCTCGGACCTCGAAGACCAGAACGCCGACCTGAAACACACCTACGCTATCCTCGGCGAGTACGACTTTCTGGTCGTGATGGAAGCGCCCGACCGGGATGCGGCGTATCAAGCCGGGGTCGCCTTAGAGCGCCACGGGTTAGACGCCCAGACGATGGAGATTATTCCGACCGAGGAGTTGGCGCAGGTCGTGGACGACCTGTGA
- the pyk gene encoding pyruvate kinase: MRNAKIVCTLGPASESRRTIRELADAGMTVARLNASHGTREDRAEIIGHVRDVDETTADPLAVMMDLQGPEIRTAETDESVHLETGSTVRFVKGDTTTPEEVGLSYAITNVEPGDTILLDDGRIETTVEEVEGSGGDGVVVANVVSGGDLSSRKGVNIPGVDLDLDVVTEKDRKDLELAAEKDADFVAASFVRSAADVLEVSEVLEELGADIPIVAKIERRGAVENLDEIVESAYGVMVARGDLGVECPLEDVPMIQKRIIRKCQQTGTPVITATEMLDSMVHARRPTRAEASDVANAVLDGTDGVMLSGETAIGDDPVRVVETMDRIVREVEGSGEYDEIREQRVPSADDARTEALARSARYLARDIGASAIVAASESGYTALKVAKFRPQVPVVATTPNDKVRRQLALTWGVNAQYTPLSSGVDNVIEDAVQAALDADVADSGDTVVVLSGMMSELEGTSTTNTLKVHVAAETIATGRSVVRGRIAAPVARTDSGDLSDVADGSVLAIEPEFDGEFTGDASKLVGIVDARPGMTGYPAMVARELEIPMVSGAPLNPSIRDGDVVTLDAERGVVYEGDVTHADRP; the protein is encoded by the coding sequence ATGAGAAACGCCAAAATCGTCTGTACGCTGGGACCGGCCTCCGAGTCCCGACGTACCATCCGCGAGTTGGCCGACGCCGGAATGACCGTCGCCAGACTCAACGCCAGTCACGGCACCCGAGAGGACCGCGCCGAAATCATCGGCCACGTCCGAGACGTGGACGAGACCACCGCCGACCCCCTCGCGGTGATGATGGACCTCCAAGGCCCGGAGATTCGGACCGCCGAGACCGACGAGTCGGTCCACCTCGAAACCGGTTCGACCGTCCGGTTCGTCAAGGGCGACACCACGACTCCCGAGGAGGTCGGCCTAAGTTACGCCATCACCAACGTCGAACCCGGCGACACCATTCTCTTGGACGACGGCCGAATCGAAACGACCGTCGAGGAGGTTGAAGGAAGCGGCGGGGATGGCGTGGTCGTCGCCAACGTCGTGAGCGGCGGCGACCTGAGCAGTCGCAAGGGCGTCAACATCCCGGGCGTGGATTTGGACCTCGACGTGGTGACCGAGAAGGACCGCAAGGACCTCGAACTCGCCGCCGAGAAGGATGCCGACTTCGTGGCCGCGAGTTTCGTCCGGAGCGCCGCCGACGTACTGGAGGTCAGCGAGGTGCTAGAGGAACTGGGCGCGGACATCCCCATCGTCGCCAAAATCGAGCGCCGAGGAGCGGTCGAGAATCTGGACGAAATCGTGGAATCGGCCTACGGCGTCATGGTCGCCCGCGGCGACTTGGGCGTCGAGTGCCCGCTCGAAGACGTGCCGATGATTCAGAAGCGCATCATCCGCAAGTGCCAGCAGACCGGCACGCCGGTCATCACCGCGACCGAGATGCTGGACTCGATGGTCCACGCCCGGCGGCCCACCCGCGCCGAGGCCTCGGACGTTGCCAACGCGGTGCTGGACGGCACTGACGGCGTGATGCTGTCGGGCGAGACCGCAATCGGCGACGACCCGGTGCGCGTCGTGGAGACGATGGACCGCATCGTCCGCGAAGTCGAAGGAAGCGGCGAGTACGACGAGATTCGGGAGCAACGGGTTCCGTCTGCGGACGACGCCCGGACCGAAGCCCTCGCACGGTCGGCCCGGTATCTGGCCCGAGACATCGGCGCGTCAGCCATCGTGGCGGCCTCCGAATCCGGGTACACCGCGCTCAAGGTGGCCAAGTTCCGGCCACAGGTCCCGGTCGTCGCCACCACGCCCAACGACAAGGTGCGCAGACAACTCGCGCTGACGTGGGGCGTCAACGCCCAGTACACGCCGCTCTCCTCGGGCGTGGACAACGTCATCGAGGACGCGGTGCAGGCGGCGCTCGACGCCGACGTGGCCGACAGCGGCGACACCGTGGTCGTCCTCTCGGGGATGATGTCCGAACTGGAGGGGACCAGCACGACGAACACGCTCAAAGTCCACGTCGCGGCCGAGACGATTGCGACGGGCCGGAGCGTCGTTCGGGGCCGAATCGCCGCGCCGGTCGCCCGGACTGACAGCGGGGACCTCTCGGACGTGGCCGACGGGTCGGTGCTGGCCATCGAACCCGAGTTCGACGGCGAGTTCACGGGCGACGCCTCGAAACTCGTCGGCATCGTGGACGCCCGGCCGGGGATGACGGGCTACCCCGCGATGGTTGCGCGGGAACTCGAAATCCCGATGGTCAGCGGCGCGCCGCTGAACCCCTCCATCCGGGACGGCGACGTGGTGACCCTCGACGCCGAGCGCGGCGTTGTCTACGAGGGCGACGTGACCCACGCCGACCGACCGTAA
- a CDS encoding DUF7312 domain-containing protein encodes MSDWKYDTDEVGEDGYEPKEREELDPLEPGSPTLENAAFVVLGVATMLFVFGRVVLLAA; translated from the coding sequence ATGTCGGACTGGAAATACGACACCGACGAGGTCGGCGAAGACGGCTACGAACCGAAAGAGCGCGAGGAGCTGGACCCGCTGGAACCGGGGTCCCCGACGCTCGAAAACGCCGCCTTCGTGGTCCTCGGCGTCGCCACGATGCTGTTCGTCTTCGGTCGGGTGGTTCTCCTCGCGGCGTAA
- a CDS encoding NfeD family protein: protein MAPLLDSLPLLLLVAGIGLAIAEALIPGAHFIVLGVALVLAGLVGMLLGPLASPLVLAALVLGFGAVSLYAYRELDLYGGKGVARTRDSDSLKGQTGRVTERVSPQDGQIKLHEGGFNPYYAARSVRDEIPEGTEVMVVDPGGGNVVTVEALEAIEDPIDRELAKGRDDEAVGSPEPERETDTEEI from the coding sequence ATGGCACCGCTGTTGGACTCGCTCCCGCTGTTGCTTCTCGTCGCTGGCATCGGCCTCGCCATCGCCGAGGCCCTGATTCCGGGCGCGCACTTCATCGTCCTCGGCGTCGCGCTCGTCCTCGCGGGGTTGGTCGGGATGCTCCTCGGGCCGCTGGCGTCGCCGCTCGTGTTGGCCGCGCTGGTGTTAGGATTCGGTGCGGTCTCGCTGTACGCCTACCGCGAACTCGACCTGTACGGCGGGAAGGGCGTCGCTCGGACCCGCGACTCCGACTCGCTCAAGGGTCAAACCGGTCGCGTCACCGAGCGCGTCTCGCCCCAAGACGGACAAATCAAACTCCACGAAGGCGGCTTCAACCCCTACTACGCCGCCCGGAGCGTCCGCGACGAGATACCCGAGGGGACCGAGGTCATGGTCGTGGACCCCGGCGGCGGCAACGTCGTCACCGTTGAGGCCTTAGAGGCAATCGAGGACCCAATCGACCGGGAACTGGCGAAGGGCCGCGACGACGAGGCGGTCGGCAGTCCCGAACCGGAGCGGGAGACCGACACCGAGGAAATCTAG